One Spinacia oleracea cultivar Varoflay chromosome 4, BTI_SOV_V1, whole genome shotgun sequence DNA segment encodes these proteins:
- the LOC110805332 gene encoding uncharacterized protein — protein MEAIDGDTGQIFFIDGPSGTGKTFLYRAILATIKLRGNYGLAVASSGIAATLLHRGKTAHKTFGIPVSLHASSTWKFSKQDIEAQLVKHAAVIIWDEATMTHRHSYEAVDRSIRDLMGVDIPFGGKVVVFGGDFRQILPVVPKGTKAQTIDACLVRSTLWRHVQILRLSQNMRSRNDEEFAAFLLRVGDGCEPMVHENMKKLPPSLCVTNGNQNSIDSLVHEIFPNLTEHVGDVTYMVERAIITPTNNEVDMLNEKILKRFAGREIIYYSFDSVPKDRQNLYQQEFLNSLSFGGFPPHALRLKVGSPIMLLRNIDTSSGLCNGTRLVCCQLMDHVIEAEILTGHNKGTRVFIPRIPLKTAEDVKLPFEMIRKQFPVKLCYALTINKSQG, from the coding sequence ATGGAAGCTATTGATGGAGATACTGGTCAAATTTTCTTCATAGATGGTCCGAGTGGGACCGGTAAGACCTTTTTATATCGCGCCATACTTGCAACCATTAAGCTTAGAGGAAATTATGGTCTTGCAGTAGCTAGCTCGGGTATCGCTGCCACATTATTGCATAGAGGAAAAACTGCTCATAAAACCTTTGGAATTCCGGTGTCGTTGCATGCTTCATCAACATGGAAGTTCAGCAAACAAGATATTGAAGCACAATTAGTAAAACATGCCGCTGTTATAATATGGGATGAAGCAACAATGACACATCGACATTCATATGAGGCAGTTGATCGTAGTATAAGAGATTTAATGGGGGTTGATATTCCGTTTGGTGGTAAGGTCGTAGTGTTTGGTGGAGATTTTAGACAAATTCTCCCTGTTGTACCAAAAGGAACAAAAGCTCAAACCATAGATGCATGTTTGGTAAGGTCAACACTTTGGAGGCATGTTCAAATACTTCGCCTCAGCCAGAATATGAGATCCAGAAATGATGAAGAGTTTGCAGCATTCCTTTTAAGAGTCGGTGATGGATGTGAGCCTATGGTTCATGAAAACATGAAAAAGTTACCACCTTCATTGTGTGTAACAAATGGAAATCAGAACTCAATTGATAGCTTAGTTCATGAGATATTCCCAAACTTAACTGAGCATGTTGGTGATGTGACATATATGGTTGAGAGAGCCATAATAACTCCAACAAACAATGAAGTTGACATGTTGAATGAGAAGATACTAAAAAGGTTTGCGGGGAGAGAAATAATTTACTACTCCTTTGACTCTGTGCCAAAAGATCGTCAAAATCTCTATCAGCAAGAGTTCTTGAATTCATTGTCATTTGGCGGTTTCCCACCACATGCTCTAAGATTGAAAGTAGGTTCGCCGATCATGCTATTGAGGAACATTGATACAAGTAGTGGACTATGCAATGGGACAAGGTTAGTATGTTGTCAGTTAATGGATCATGTGATCGAGGCTGAAATCTTGACTGGGCATAACAAAGGTACACGAGTTTTTATTCCACGTATTCCTTTGAAAACAGCTGAAGATGTAAAGTTACCATTTGAAATGATTCGAAAACAATTTCCTGTGAAATTATGCTACGCTTTGACTATTAACAAATCTCAAGGGTAA
- the LOC110781018 gene encoding replication protein A 70 kDa DNA-binding subunit C codes for MTVGSTFGCSSIETRKEAMEGEAIQCIIFPKDVDSFIGRLQEGLVYIIEGVSVIPADEIFKTVPHQYQLQITKETEFIVSDEDNDDYPTTYYNLVGLHAIQDYNKYKERLIDVMGILVYVGNVIPLENNWFLKQDIIILDQSCIAIRMTIWDTFILEIGKQLLQKKDHIVVLLACGWQVKNFNGLFLSTERFSRLYMTHKDATTINLVQWYANDNFAQRKSKSICNSTLSIHHTLLTSNAHRTTIKKFGTIRTVRILH; via the exons ATGACGGTTGGTTCGACTTTTGGATGTTCAAGTATTGAAACAAGGAAAGAAGCTATGGAA GGAGAAGCAATTCAATGCATTATTTTTCCCAAAGATGTGGACTCCTTCATTGGTCGGCTACAAGAAGGTTTAGTATACATTATCGAAGGAGTGAGTGTTATTCCCGCggatgaaatatttaaaacggtGCCCCATCAATATCAACTGCAGATAACCAAAGAAACAGAATTTATCGTATCCGACGAAGATAACGACGATTATCCAACAACTTATTATAATCTCGTGGGATTGCATGCAATTCAagattataataaatataaaGAACGATTAATAG ATGTTATGGGAATTCTTGTATATGTGGGAAATGTGATTCCTCTGGAAAATAATTGGTTCCTAAAACAAGATATTATTATTCTTGATCAAAG TTGCATAGCAATAAGAATGACAATTTGGGATACCTTCATATTGGAAATCGGCAAGCAACTTCTACAAAAAAAAGACCACATTGTGGTCTTGCTAGCATGTGGCTGGCAAGTGAAGAACTTCAAtg GTTTATTTCTATCAACTGAGAGATTTAGTCGATTGTACATGACACACAAAGATGCGACTACTATTAACTTAGTGCAATG GTATGCTAATGATAACTTTGCTCAAAGGAAGTCAAAGTCCATTTGTAACAGTACTTTGTCGATACATCATACACTTTTGACATCAAATGCTCATCGTACCACCATCAAGAAGTTTGGTACCATAAGGACAGTAAGAATACTTCATTGA
- the LOC110805333 gene encoding uncharacterized protein: MGVHLDESLANAQHGVYTFRAQGSIYHKIGGLLPSGSQARPRFLQMYIYDTEHELEHRLAENNTLHRDIIEKIKSILDRCNPFVHNLRRLAQRQDIQNCALRINEQPSNRPQYCLPTASQVAAVIVGGEEVANLNPRDILVESNSGQLMTVMDTAGYYDPLQYPLLFPYGSYGWSINSLDSTGRTIPCRAFYAYLFQIRLHVISIILLAGRLLQQFVVDNFVKIEANKLRWFRDHQDTIRAELYQGLQDCLDAGELNPGFTKYTNPTSWLPVNAGKKTILPSSFVGSPRDMNQRYQDAMALVQHYGKPDLFVTMTCNPSWREIVEELLPGQTSQDRPDLITRIFHAKFEEFKSDVVDKSALGKVVAYVYVIEFQKRGFPHVHMLLILDENDKPRSPEEYDKIVRAEIPDRDEEPQLYDAVLKHMIHNPCGAGHRNSSCMENGVCKRKFPKPFSARTIQGDNSYPIYRRRGDLPAVPLHENSTTYVDNSWVVPYNPWLLLKYDCHINVEICSSIKCVKYLYKYVHKGVARVSMEVRTGTDTNEIQQFIDARWVCAPEALWRIYQFTLTRMCPSVERLQLHLQNRHQIRFNTNQSIEDILQMPQNSRTMLTEFFKMNVSDPEARKYLYIEFPQHYRWLTSSKTWRKRRNKQRVIGRIYTASPMEGERFFLRLLLNHVRGPESFQHLRTVNGIVYPTFREAAEKHGLMENDASIRDCLHEASNSKMPSSLRKLFVTLLVYCQPTGVRSLWDEFYPFMAEDHTFSSPSNTNFVRDSVLYDIERMLKQLSNSITDFDLPEISMQLDGNVELARVIPEEISAPVPPGRCALRRTY; the protein is encoded by the exons ATGGGTGTTCACTTAGATGAGAGTTTAGCAAATGCTCAACATGGAGTATATACCTTTCGGGCTCAAGGTTCTATATATCATAAGATAGGTGGGTTACTTCCATCCGGCTCACAAGCTCGACCACGCTTCCTCCAGATGTATATATACGACACCGAACATGAGCTTGAGCATCGTCTTGCAGAGAATAACACATTGCATCgagatattattgaaaagattaAGTCCATTCTCGATCGATGCAATCCTTTTGTTCATAATCTTCGAAGATTAGCGCAACGACAAGACATACAGAACTGTGCACTTCGTATCAATGAACAACCTTCAAATCGACCACAATATTGCCTTCCTACTGCTTCTCAAGTTGCTGCGGTGATTGTTGGTGGAGAAGAAGTTGCGAACTTAAATCCTAGAGATATTTTAGTTGAGTCAAATTCTGGTCAGTTAATGACTGTGATGGACACGGCCGGATATTATGACCCCCTTCAATATCCTTTACTCTTTCCATATGGTTCTTATGGATGGTCGATTAATAGTCTTGACAGTACTGGAAGAACCATTCCTTGCCGAGCTTTCTACGCCTATCTCTTCCAA ATACGATTACATGTCATATCCATCATCTTATTAGCAGGGAGATTATTACAACAATTTGTTGTtgataattttgtcaaaattgagGCTAATAAGCTGAGATGGTTTAGAGACCATCAAGATACCATAAGAGCTGAATTGTACCAAGGCTTACAAGATTGTTTGGATGCAGGAGAACTTAACCCAG GTTTCACAAAATATACTAATCCCACATCATGGTTACCAGTAAATGCCGGTAAAAAAACAATATTGCCTTCTTCGTTTGTTGGAAGTCCACGAGACATGAACCAAAGATACCAAGATGCAATGGCATTAGTTCAACATTATGGAAAGCCAGACCTATTCGTGACTATGACATGCAACCCATCATGGAGAGAGATTGTGGAAGAGTTATTGCCTGGTCAAACATCACAAGATCGCCCTGATTTAATCACTAGGATATTTCATGCAAAATTTGAGGAGTTCAAAAGTGATGTTGTCGATAAAAGTGCCCTTGGAAAGGTTGTGGCATATGTGTATGTCATTGAGTTTCAGAAAAGAGGTTTTCCACATGTCCACATGTTACTGATATTGGATGAAAATGACAAACCAAGATCACCTGAAGAATATGACAAAATCGTGAGAGCTGAGATACCTGATAGAGATGAGGAGCCACAACTATATGATGCTGTTCTTAAACATATGATCCATAACCCCTGTGGCGCTGGACACCGAAATTCATCTTGCATGGAGAATGGAGTTTGTAAAAGAAAATTTCCTAAACCATTTTCGGCAAGAACTATCCAAGGTGATAACTCCTACCCTATTTATCGTCGTCGTGGTGATCTCCCTGCGGTACCTTTGCATGAGAATAGCACAACATATGTTGATAATAGTTGGGTTGTTCCGTATAATCCATGGCTGCTACTAAAGTATGATTGTCATATCAATGTAGAGATTTGTAGTAGCATCAAGTGTGTCAAATATTTGTACAAGTATGTGCACAAGGGTGTCGCTCGTGTTTCTATGGAAGTTCGAACAGGAACAGATACCAACGAGATTCAACAATTTATAGATGCTAGATGGGTTTGTGCACCTGAGGCATTATGGAGAATTTACCAATTTACACTTACCCGAATGTGCCCATCCGTGGAACGATTACAACTCCACTTGCAAAACAGGCACCAGATCAGGTTCAACACAAATCAATCTATTGAAGATATCCTTCAAATGCCACAAAACTCGCGAACCATGCTCACTGaattctttaagatgaatgtCTCTGATCCTGAAGCAAGAAAGTACCTTTACATAGAATTCCCTCAACATTATCGGTGGTTAACATCATCAAAAACATGGAGAAAAAGGAGGAATAAGCAGAGAGTGATTGGAAGAATATATACTGCATCTCCAATGGAAGGAGAAAGATTTTTCTTGCGTTTGCTCTTAAATCATGTCAGAGGCCCAGAATCATTCCAACATCTTCGAACTGTCAATGGAATTGTCTATCCGACTTTTAGAGAAGCAGCTGAGAAACATGGTCTAATGGAGAACGATGCAAGCATTCGTGATTGTTTACATGAAGCATCTAACTCTAAAATGCCATCATCATTGAGAAAATTATTTGTCACATTATTGGTCTATTGCCAACCAACTGGAGTTCGATCTTTATGGGATGAATTCTACCCTTTCATGGCCGAAGACCATACTTTCTCATCTCCATCAAATACAAATTTTGTGCGTGACTCGGTTCTCTATGATATAGAGCGCATGTTGAAGCAATTAAGTAATTCTATAACTGACTTTGACCTCCCTGAAATAAGCATGCAACTAGATGGTAACGTAGAATTGGCCAGAGTTATACCTGAAGAAATATCTGCACCAGTGCCCCCCGGAAGATGTGCATTGCGTAGAACATATTAA